The Pseudomonas multiresinivorans DNA window GTGACAGGCGCTCGCGCAGGGCTTGCGGTAGGCCACCGGGGTTGAGGCTTTCGCGGCGCAGCTGGTGCAGCACCACGCCCAGGGTCATGCTCGCCAGGCTGCACTGGAAGCGCTCGCCGGACTGGCTGTCGCGCGCCGCCGGCAGCAGCCCGAGCATGATCGCCAGGCGGTCCACCATGCGGCTCTCGAACAGGAACCGGCGCGCCTCGCTGGGTTTGGACAGCAGCACCGAGCGCACCTCGGCGCGGGTCCGCCGCGACTGGCGGCGCAGCCGGGCGTCGGCGTCGAAGGGGAACACCCAGGCATACACCAGCAGCGCCAGCACGCCGGCGCTGACATAGCCGCCGGCGAACTCGAACCATTGCAGCGACGTGTTGATCCACGCGCCCTGGTTCTGCGGGCCCACCAGCAGGAAGGTCGACAGCCCCAGGCCGATGCCGATCCCGGCGGTCTGCGGATTGGCCAGGCCCACCGCGATCACGTACAGCAGCGGCGTGAGGAACAGTGCGAGCATCTCGAAGTCGCCGACGCTGGGCAGCAGCAGGAATTGCAGCAACGCCGCCGCTACCAGCGCCATTGCCAGCCCGCGCATGTAGGCCAGGCTGGCCATGAGCGGGCGCGGGAAGGTGGCCAGCAGGGAGCAGAGGATGCCGATCAGGATCATCCCGGCGCGCGCGCCGTCCCAGGCGGTTTCCACCCAGATCCAGCCGGCGCAGCACAGCGCGACGAAAGCGCGGGTGGCGTTCATCGCCGCCAGGTGGAAGTCCAGGTGCAGCGCGTGGGCCTGGCTTTGCGGGTAGGAACTGCTGCCGGGGCGGCCCTCCTGGATCGCTTCGCTCAGTTCGATCATCTCGTCCAGCTGTTGCATCAGCCGTGCCTGCTCGAAGCGCAGGGCCCAGGCCAGGGAGCGCAGCGACGTGGGCAGGCCGTCGGCGAGTTCCTCGGCCTGCCGTGCGGCGGCGTCGAAGCGCTGGCGCAGCTGGGTGATGCGTTTGCGGGTGGTGCTGGGCAGGTCGCGGCCGAATTCGGCCAGTTCGGCAAGGCAGGCCAGCTCATCCTCGCGTAGCCGCCGCACGGATTCCGGCAGCGGGCCGGTCAGGCGCGCCTCGATCAGTTTGCGCTGGCGCCGCAGGATGGCCAGTCGCGACGTCATCAGCACCAGCTGGTTGGCCAGCTGCTGCACCAGTTCATCGGCGCCGCGCAGGCGCGGGGCGTCGAAGTAGAGGTGGCGGCGCAGCATCTCCAGGGCCGCGATCTCGCCCAGCAGTTGCTTCTGGCGTTGCTGGAAGTCCTCCTCCAGCTCTTCGCCACGGATGACCGCAGCGGCGTGCACAGCGATCAGGCGGATCAGCTGGTCGACCTTGGCGAAGTAGCCGCGCGCCACGCTCTGCGGGCGCGCGAAGAACAGGCTGACCAGCGTCACGCAGGCTACGCCCAGCAAAGTCTCGGTGACGCGGGTGATGGCCAGGGTATAGGTGGATTCGGGCGCCGGCTGGGCCAGCAGGGCGACTATCACGGCGGTGAAGCCGCTGAGAACGAAGGCGTGGGAGTGCGTGAAGCGCATCAGCGTGCCGCCGGCCGTGCAGATCGCCAGCCACAGCGCCAGGGTGACGATGAAGGGCAGGGGCGCCTGGGGGAACAGCGCCATGATCGCCACGGCGACCATGGCGCCGATGGTGGTGCCGATCACCTGGGCGAAGCTCTTCTGCAGCGTCATGCCGGCCAGCGGGGTGCTGATGATGACGACCGTCATGGTCGCCCACTTGGGCTGGTCGAGGTCGAGCAGGAACGCCAGGTACAGCGTCAGCAGACCCGCGACTACGGTGCGCAGGGCGAACAGCAGGGTGTCGCGGCCGGGATGGATGATGGCGCGCAGATACAGCAGCATGGGTGACATGCCGGGCCCTCGATCTTGGCGGGAGGACGCCCGTCGATGCGGTGCGTCGCGAACCCTGTTCAGTGTGGTCGAGGTTTTCCGGCTGTGGGAAATTTCTTAGGTCAGCCGGTGGCGTGCAGGGACTGCGCCAGGCGCTCCTGGATGAAGTCGAGGAAGCACTGGATGCGCAACGCCAGCTGCGAGTTGCGGTAGTACACCGCATGGATTGGCTGGCGGCGTTCGCTGGTCATTTCCGGCAGCACACGTACCAGCCGCCCGGCGCGGATGTCGTCGCAGGTCATGAAGCTGGCGAGGCAGGCGATGCCCTGGCCGCCGATGGCCAGTTGGCGCAGGGTCTCGCCGCTGGAGGCGGACAGTGACGGATTGACGGTCAGGGTATCGCCACCAGCGTGACGGATCGGCCAGATGTTCAGTGCTTCGGGCTGGGTGAAGCCCAGCAGCGAGTGGCCGAGCAGCTCTTCCAGGTTGCACGGCGTTCCGTGGCACTCCAGGTATTGCGGCGCCGCCAGCAGGCTCAACCGGCTGCTGCCCAGCGGGCGGGCGTGCAGGCTGGAGTCGGCGAGGTGGCCGATGCGGATGGCGATGTCGGTGCTCTGCTCCAGCAGGTCGATGTTGAGGTCGTTGGTGTTGAGCTGCAGCTCGATGTCCGGGTAGCGCTCGCGGAACGCGCCGATATGCGGCACCACGGCATGCAGCATGAAGGGCGAGGCGGCGTTGATCCGCAGGCGTCCGGCCGGGGATTGCTGGCGCAGGGCGAGGCGTTCCTCCAGGGCATCCATCTGTTCGAGGATGTGCCGGGCGTTCTCCAGGAAGAACTCGCCTTCCTCGGTCAGCTTCATCCGCCGCGTGGTGCGGTTGAGCAGGGTGGTACCGAGCTTTTCCTCCAGCTTCGACAACGCCCGGCTCACGGCCGAGGGCGTCAGCCCCAGTTGCTCGGCGGCGGCCGTGATGGAGCCGCAGTCGATCACCGTGGCGAAGGTCTTGAGTTCGTCGGAATGGGCTTTCATCGGTGGGCCTGTTCGGGAGCGGCGGGGTGGATTCTAGAGGTTTGGTCCAGGTGGGGGTCGCTTTTCTGTAGGAGCGAGCTTGCTCGCGAACCGCATCGCAGCGAAGGTTGGTTCGCGAGCAAGCTCGCTCCTACAGGCTGACTTCGGTGCTTCGGTTGTCGTAGGAGCGGACTCTGTCCGCGATCGACTCATCGCCACTCCGTTCAATCACGGAGCACGGCCAGCCAATCGCGGACGGAGTCCGCTCCTACGGGATATCGCGCCAGGGTGAGGTTAGCGTCAGTACGTCCCCGGATAAGCGCCGCCATCCAGCAACAGGTTCTGCCCGGTCAGGTAGCCGGCCTGTGCGCTGCACAGGAAGGCGCAGAACTGGCCGAACTCTTCCGCGCTGCCGAAGCGCCCGGCGGGGATTTCCTGCTTGCCGGCCTCCACCAGCTCATCTTCGTCGCGCCCGCTCAGCTGGGCGGCGCGCTGGAAGCCGCTGCGCAGGCGATCGGTATCGAAGGAGCCGGGCAGCAGGCCGTTGATGGTCACGTTCCTGCCCGCCACCTGCGGTTGGCGCGCCAGGCCGGCGATGAAGCCGGTCAGGCCGCTGCGCGCGCCATTGGACAGCCCGAGAGTGGCGATTGGCGCTTTCACCGAGCCGGAAGTGATGTTGACGATGCGGCCGAAACCACGCTCGGCCATGCCGTCCACCGTGGCCTTGATCAGCTCGATGGGCGTGAGCATGTTCAGCTCCAGGGCGCGCAGCCAGTCTTCGCGCTCCCAGTCGCGGAAATCGCCGGGTGGCGGGCCGCCGGCATTGTTCACCAGGATGTCCACCTGCGGGCAGGCGGCGAGCAGCGCGGCACGCACCTCCGGCTGGCTGATGTCGCCGGCCACTTCGCGCACTTTCACGCCCAGCTGGCGCAACTCGGCGGCGGTGGCGGCGAGGGTGTCGACGTCGCGGGCGTTGATCGCCAGGTTCACGCCCTCGCGGGCCAGCGCCCCGGCGCAACCCTTGCCCAGCCCCTTGCTGGCGGCGCAGACCACGGCCCAGCGGCCCTTGATGCCCAGATCCATGTTGTTCTCCTGTTCATTGCGAGTCGCCGGAGCGTCCGGCATCGGTAGACACAAGCGGACTCCGTCCGCGATAGGCTGGTCGTGCTCCAGGGTTGGCCGGAGCCGTGGCGAAACGATCGCGGACAGAGTCCGCTCCTACGCATGATCGTGCCGCGGCGCGGCACCGTCAGGCGATGACTGCCGGCACCGGCAGCAGACTGATCCATTTACCGCTGCCTTCGCCGGACTTCAAGCGCCGCAGCGCTTCGGGCAGTTCGGCGAAGTCGAACAACTGCTTCGCTGGCGCCTGCAGTTGGCCGTTGGCGACGCCCTGCATCAGGCTTGCTGCCGCCTGGTGCAGCTCCTGCCAGTCCAGCGCTTCGCCGTGGGCATGGATGCTGTTGAGCGCCACTTCGTGCAACGAGATGGCGGTGCTGAAGGCTGGCAGCGGGGCGCTTTCCTGGCGGTCCTGGATGCACACCAGGTGGCCGTTGTAGCCCAGCAGCGGGGCGAGGCTGGCGGCGTGGTTGCCGCTGACGGTATCGAAGATGCCCTGCAGGCGGCGCGGGCCGAGGGCTTCGCGCAGGTGCTGGGACCACTGCCCGTCGCGGTAGTCGAAGACCCCGGCGATACCTAGTTGCAGCAGGTGTTCGCGGTGTTTCGGCGCCGCGGTCACCCACACGCGCAGCCCGCGTTGCAGTGCCAGTTGCGCGAGCAGGTAGCCGACGGCACCACCGGCGCCAGTCACCAGCACATCGCGGTGGTTGCAGGTCGGCAGTTTTTCCAACGCCTGCCAGGCCGTGAGGCCGGGACAGGGCAGGCTGGCGGCGGTGGCGTCGTCTAGCGAGTCGGGCACCGGGTAGACAGCACGGGCGCGCAGCAGCGTGTACTCGGCAAAGCTGCCGCCGCGAGTCAGCGCCTGGTGGTAGGCGACGCGGGCGCCGGCACGCAGGTTCACCTCGCTGCCCACCGCAATGACGATGCCGACACCATCCACGCCAGGCACCTGGCCTTGCTGCCAGTCATCGCGGCCCCAGTCGATCATCTTCCAGTCCACCGGATTCAGCGCGATGGCGGTGTTGGCCAGCAACACCTCGTCCGGACCGGGCTGGGGAATCGGCAGGCGCGCCTGTTTCAGGCCATCGAGGCCGGCGCCGGGCGTCCAGGTCCAGGCGGCATAATCTGCAGTGATAGCGCTCATGAAGACTCCTTGGAAACGGGAAAGCCGCCCCCGGTGGGGCGGCTGTCGGTCAGCGGCGGATCAATCCCAGGCCGGGGCCAGGCTTTCCGGGCTGGTGATGCGTTCGTTGCGTTCCAGTGCAGCGATGGCGGCCATGTCGGCGTCGGTCAGGCGCAGGTCGACAGCGCGCAGGTTGCCTTCGAGGTTCTCGCGCTTGGTGGACGACGGGATCACCGAGTAGCCCAGCTGCATCGCCCAGGCCAGGGTGACCTGCGCTGGCGTGACGCCGTGGCGCTGGGCGATACCAATGATCACCTCGTCGCTGAGCACCTTGCCGTAGCCCAGGGTCATGTAGGAGGTGATGTGGATGCCCTGGCTCTGGGCGAACTCCACCACCTTGCGGTTCTGCAGGTAGGGGTGCAGTTCCACCTGGTTGGTGGCGATCTGGCCGGCGCCGACAGCGGCAATGGCCTCCTGCATCAGGGCGATGGTGAAGTTCGACACGCCGATCTCGCCGGTGAGGCCCTGGGCCTTGGCTTCGGCCAGGGCACCCATGAACTCGGCGACCGGTACCTGGCCCTTGGGCGACGGCCAGTGGATCAGGGTCAGCTCGACGCGGTCGGTACGCAGCTTGTGCAGGCTGTCCTTGAGGCTGGGGATCAGCTTGTCGGCGGCGTAGTTCTCGGTCCAGATCTTGGTGGTCAGGTACAGATCGTCGCGCTTCACCTTGCTGCCGGCGATGGCTTCGCCGACGTCGGCTTCGTTGCCGTAGATCTGCGCGGTGTCGATGGCGCGGTAACCCAGGTCCAGCGCGGTGCGAATCGAGTCGATGACGGTCTGGCCCTTGAGGCGGAAGGTGCCGAGGCCGAAGGCGGGAACGCTCATGGAAGAACTCCTTGTGGTCGATCAGTGAGTGGGAACCGCGCCAGGGGCAGCCGGTTCCATGGAATTGCGCCGGTCCAGACGACCGCTGAGGGCGGTCAGGCCGAAGGCGGCGAGGGTGACGACAGCGGCGATCCAGGGCGTATGGCCCAGGCCCATGTGGCTGACCACCAGGCCGCCGGCCCAGGAGCCACCGGCCACGCCGAGGTTGAACGCGGCGATGTTGAAGCCGGCGGCCACGTCCACGGCGTCCGGCGCCACGCGCTCGGCCTGCTGCACCACGTAGACCTGCAGCCCCGGCACGTTGCCGAAGGCGACGGCGCCCCAGGCGAGTACGGTCAACACCACCAGCCACGGGTTGCCGGCGGTGAAGGTGAGCACCAGCAGCACCGAAGCCAGCAGGCCGAAGATGATCTTCAGGGCGCTCACCGGGCCGCGTTTGTCAGCCAGGCGGCCGCCCCAGATATTGCCGATGGCCACCGAGACACCGTAGGCCAGGAGCACGGCGCCGACCATGTTCGGGCTGAAGCCGGCCAGGTCCTGGAGGATCGGCGCGAGGAAGGTGAAGGCGATCAGCGAGCCGCCGTAGCCCACTGCGGTCATCGCGTAGACCAGCAGCAGGCGCGGCTGCAGCAGCACGCGGGCCTGGCGCAGCAGCGGTGCCGGCGGCGTGTGCTGGATGTTCTTCGGCACGAACAGCAGGCTGCCGAGCAGGGCGATCACGCCAAAGGCGGCCACCACCAGGAAGGTCACGCGCCAGCCCAGGTGCTGGCCGATGAAGGTGCCCAGCGGAATGCCGGTGACGAAGGCCACGGTCATGCCGCTGAACATGGTGGCGATGGCGCTGGCGGCCTTGTCCTTGCTCACCAGGTTGGTGGCGATGATCGAGCCGACCGAGAAGAACACGCCGTGGGCGAGGCCGGTGAGGATGCGCGCGACGATCAGCGATTCGTAGCTCGGAGCCTGCCAGGCCACCAGGTTGCCGACGGTGAACAGCGCCATCAACCCGACCAGCAACGCCTTGCGTGGAATGCGCCCGGTCATGGCGGTCAGTAGCGGCGCGCCGATGGCGACGCTCAGGGCATAGAGGCTCACCAGCAGGCCGGCGGAGGGCAGGGTTACACCCAGGTCGCTAGCGATGGTGGGAATCAGGCCGACGATGACGAACTCCGTCGTGCCGATGGCGAAGGCACTGAGCGTCAGCGCCAGGAGGGCGAGGGGCATGGTGTGGGGCTCCGGACGAATGGGATGCGATGGGAGGCATTGTCCGGAAGTCAGCCCTTGAGAAAAACGCGGTGAAGGGCAAAGGATAGTTGATCCTGAATCACGAATAGGGCGAGGGTCTACGCTGCAGGCAGTGATCAAGGGCACCCAGGACGAGGACTCAGCCATGCACTACACCGGCACCTGCCACTGCGGCGCGGTGGCTTTCGCCTTCGACGCGGAACTCGACGAACTGGTGCGCTGCGACTGCTCGTTGTGCGGCAAGCGCAACGCGCTGATGGCAACCGTGCCGAAGGACAACTTCCGACTGACCCGCGGCGATCAGGCCTTGCGCCTGTATCGCTGGAACAGCGGCGTGGCGCTGCACTATTTCTGCGGAACGTGCGGGATCTACGTCTATCACCAGCGCCGCAGCAACCCGGCG harbors:
- a CDS encoding FUSC family protein; this translates as MSPMLLYLRAIIHPGRDTLLFALRTVVAGLLTLYLAFLLDLDQPKWATMTVVIISTPLAGMTLQKSFAQVIGTTIGAMVAVAIMALFPQAPLPFIVTLALWLAICTAGGTLMRFTHSHAFVLSGFTAVIVALLAQPAPESTYTLAITRVTETLLGVACVTLVSLFFARPQSVARGYFAKVDQLIRLIAVHAAAVIRGEELEEDFQQRQKQLLGEIAALEMLRRHLYFDAPRLRGADELVQQLANQLVLMTSRLAILRRQRKLIEARLTGPLPESVRRLREDELACLAELAEFGRDLPSTTRKRITQLRQRFDAAARQAEELADGLPTSLRSLAWALRFEQARLMQQLDEMIELSEAIQEGRPGSSSYPQSQAHALHLDFHLAAMNATRAFVALCCAGWIWVETAWDGARAGMILIGILCSLLATFPRPLMASLAYMRGLAMALVAAALLQFLLLPSVGDFEMLALFLTPLLYVIAVGLANPQTAGIGIGLGLSTFLLVGPQNQGAWINTSLQWFEFAGGYVSAGVLALLVYAWVFPFDADARLRRQSRRTRAEVRSVLLSKPSEARRFLFESRMVDRLAIMLGLLPAARDSQSGERFQCSLASMTLGVVLHQLRRESLNPGGLPQALRERLSLLLDELAACLDQPPAAPLHRVLPAMRELGNELDELQSHGSYPSGDAMRPVFVSGVALLVAADLLERFRDLYGESTAFHDDHGEPALHAR
- a CDS encoding LysR family transcriptional regulator; this encodes MKAHSDELKTFATVIDCGSITAAAEQLGLTPSAVSRALSKLEEKLGTTLLNRTTRRMKLTEEGEFFLENARHILEQMDALEERLALRQQSPAGRLRINAASPFMLHAVVPHIGAFRERYPDIELQLNTNDLNIDLLEQSTDIAIRIGHLADSSLHARPLGSSRLSLLAAPQYLECHGTPCNLEELLGHSLLGFTQPEALNIWPIRHAGGDTLTVNPSLSASSGETLRQLAIGGQGIACLASFMTCDDIRAGRLVRVLPEMTSERRQPIHAVYYRNSQLALRIQCFLDFIQERLAQSLHATG
- a CDS encoding SDR family oxidoreductase translates to MDLGIKGRWAVVCAASKGLGKGCAGALAREGVNLAINARDVDTLAATAAELRQLGVKVREVAGDISQPEVRAALLAACPQVDILVNNAGGPPPGDFRDWEREDWLRALELNMLTPIELIKATVDGMAERGFGRIVNITSGSVKAPIATLGLSNGARSGLTGFIAGLARQPQVAGRNVTINGLLPGSFDTDRLRSGFQRAAQLSGRDEDELVEAGKQEIPAGRFGSAEEFGQFCAFLCSAQAGYLTGQNLLLDGGAYPGTY
- a CDS encoding zinc-binding dehydrogenase; the encoded protein is MTADYAAWTWTPGAGLDGLKQARLPIPQPGPDEVLLANTAIALNPVDWKMIDWGRDDWQQGQVPGVDGVGIVIAVGSEVNLRAGARVAYHQALTRGGSFAEYTLLRARAVYPVPDSLDDATAASLPCPGLTAWQALEKLPTCNHRDVLVTGAGGAVGYLLAQLALQRGLRVWVTAAPKHREHLLQLGIAGVFDYRDGQWSQHLREALGPRRLQGIFDTVSGNHAASLAPLLGYNGHLVCIQDRQESAPLPAFSTAISLHEVALNSIHAHGEALDWQELHQAAASLMQGVANGQLQAPAKQLFDFAELPEALRRLKSGEGSGKWISLLPVPAVIA
- the dkgB gene encoding 2,5-didehydrogluconate reductase DkgB, with amino-acid sequence MSVPAFGLGTFRLKGQTVIDSIRTALDLGYRAIDTAQIYGNEADVGEAIAGSKVKRDDLYLTTKIWTENYAADKLIPSLKDSLHKLRTDRVELTLIHWPSPKGQVPVAEFMGALAEAKAQGLTGEIGVSNFTIALMQEAIAAVGAGQIATNQVELHPYLQNRKVVEFAQSQGIHITSYMTLGYGKVLSDEVIIGIAQRHGVTPAQVTLAWAMQLGYSVIPSSTKRENLEGNLRAVDLRLTDADMAAIAALERNERITSPESLAPAWD
- a CDS encoding MFS transporter yields the protein MPLALLALTLSAFAIGTTEFVIVGLIPTIASDLGVTLPSAGLLVSLYALSVAIGAPLLTAMTGRIPRKALLVGLMALFTVGNLVAWQAPSYESLIVARILTGLAHGVFFSVGSIIATNLVSKDKAASAIATMFSGMTVAFVTGIPLGTFIGQHLGWRVTFLVVAAFGVIALLGSLLFVPKNIQHTPPAPLLRQARVLLQPRLLLVYAMTAVGYGGSLIAFTFLAPILQDLAGFSPNMVGAVLLAYGVSVAIGNIWGGRLADKRGPVSALKIIFGLLASVLLVLTFTAGNPWLVVLTVLAWGAVAFGNVPGLQVYVVQQAERVAPDAVDVAAGFNIAAFNLGVAGGSWAGGLVVSHMGLGHTPWIAAVVTLAAFGLTALSGRLDRRNSMEPAAPGAVPTH
- a CDS encoding GFA family protein, yielding MHYTGTCHCGAVAFAFDAELDELVRCDCSLCGKRNALMATVPKDNFRLTRGDQALRLYRWNSGVALHYFCGTCGIYVYHQRRSNPALLSVNACCIDGFDPESLPLRRVDGRSMTTVAAPDL